In Deltaproteobacteria bacterium, a single genomic region encodes these proteins:
- a CDS encoding SCO family protein yields MALSFSLTLLPFSHLRASESHAEENVSPEMPPGGNFTLNSADGAISLNRYKGKVVALLFGYTECPEICPGFLTVMSRAFAGLSEDDVKKVRGFFISFDPQRDSLEKLKEYSAYFHPNIAGLSGSVEEVEKVAEQYGALYYKIEKGGSPGDYHFLHSANIYLISPEGKLEYIFNENSPPSEVTAAIRSLLEKGKL; encoded by the coding sequence TTGGCACTAAGCTTCAGTTTAACGCTTTTACCTTTTTCCCATTTAAGAGCGAGTGAATCTCATGCAGAGGAAAATGTTTCACCTGAAATGCCCCCCGGTGGCAATTTCACACTAAACTCTGCCGACGGAGCAATATCCTTAAACAGATATAAAGGCAAGGTAGTCGCCCTCCTCTTCGGCTACACAGAGTGCCCTGAGATTTGTCCCGGCTTCCTGACGGTAATGTCCAGGGCCTTTGCAGGGCTCAGCGAAGATGACGTTAAAAAGGTAAGGGGCTTTTTTATCAGCTTCGATCCGCAGCGGGACTCTCTTGAAAAACTCAAGGAATATTCGGCATACTTTCACCCAAATATAGCAGGCCTCAGCGGTTCAGTAGAAGAAGTTGAAAAGGTAGCGGAGCAATATGGTGCGCTTTACTATAAAATTGAGAAAGGCGGATCGCCCGGAGACTATCACTTTCTTCACTCAGCCAACATCTACCTCATAAGCCCGGAAGGCAAACTGGAATATATATTCAATGAAAACTCACCACCATCGGAAGTGACGGCAGCTATCCGGAGTCTGCTCGAAAAAGGGAAATTGTAA
- a CDS encoding copper chaperone PCu(A)C produces the protein MIRIIIITVLLSLAACTSKMAIPAPEEASLIKVSNPYILELPPVSKNSAAYMELLNKGNRDVSLIAVSSPASASASFHDHIHKNGLMMMEKLDKVAINSGESLNFKVGSLHIMLAGLKESLYKGDIVPLTFTFSDSSTLTINIPVRKRQ, from the coding sequence ATGATACGCATAATAATTATAACGGTCCTTCTTTCCCTTGCAGCCTGCACATCCAAAATGGCAATCCCTGCGCCTGAAGAGGCCTCCCTAATCAAGGTATCCAATCCATACATCCTGGAGCTTCCGCCTGTTTCAAAAAACAGCGCTGCATACATGGAGTTGCTAAACAAAGGCAACAGGGATGTATCTCTCATCGCAGTTTCAAGCCCTGCATCGGCTTCAGCCTCATTTCATGACCATATCCACAAAAATGGTCTCATGATGATGGAAAAACTCGACAAAGTAGCAATAAATAGCGGTGAGTCACTAAACTTCAAAGTCGGCAGCCTCCATATCATGCTGGCAGGGCTCAAAGAAAGCCTCTACAAAGGTGACATTGTTCCCCTGACATTTACCTTCAGCGACAGCAGTACACTTACAATCAATATTCCGGTACGAAAACGACAATAG
- a CDS encoding cbb3-type cytochrome c oxidase subunit 3, which produces MTLNDWIGLAVTAVIFIFMIVAYIYVLKPNNREKLEARRNIIMKEDSSDKDGADD; this is translated from the coding sequence ATGACTCTAAACGATTGGATCGGGCTTGCTGTAACGGCAGTTATATTTATCTTCATGATAGTTGCTTACATCTATGTACTTAAACCAAATAACCGCGAAAAACTGGAAGCCCGCAGAAATATCATAATGAAGGAAGATTCCTCAGACAAGGATGGTGCAGATGACTGA
- the ccoP gene encoding cytochrome-c oxidase, cbb3-type subunit III has product MTDKHDPYKAKDTGHVWDDDIRELDNPPPRWWILGIHLSWISILVYCILYPSIPLINDSTKGILGWTQIKEFKSKVAEVEAIRKPYNDKIAAMTAEEVLKDAELLNFAQISSRVVFGDFCAPCHGAGGQGGKNYPVLADDDWLYGGSLEAITKSITNGRIGDMPGHSEMLTEQEINDVVKYVAGLSTGQVHEAGKAVYMGKSENREARCYTCHGRDGKGKQSKGAPDLTDAIWRFDGSEAGIKHTIVHGVNYGGPPTRKAKMPAFNRKLSEIQIKKLALMVYQFSGGQ; this is encoded by the coding sequence ATGACTGATAAACACGACCCCTACAAAGCAAAAGATACGGGGCATGTATGGGATGATGACATAAGAGAGCTTGATAACCCCCCACCCAGATGGTGGATATTGGGGATTCACCTTAGCTGGATCAGCATACTTGTATACTGCATCCTTTATCCAAGCATACCCTTAATTAACGACTCAACCAAAGGCATCCTTGGATGGACGCAGATTAAAGAATTTAAATCAAAGGTGGCTGAGGTGGAGGCCATCAGAAAACCTTATAATGATAAGATAGCGGCAATGACGGCGGAAGAAGTATTAAAAGATGCAGAACTCCTCAACTTTGCTCAAATTTCATCCAGGGTCGTCTTTGGAGACTTTTGCGCCCCCTGCCACGGAGCGGGCGGACAAGGAGGGAAAAACTACCCTGTCCTCGCCGATGACGATTGGCTTTACGGCGGTTCACTGGAAGCAATAACGAAGAGTATTACTAACGGTAGAATAGGTGATATGCCGGGTCACAGTGAAATGCTGACGGAGCAGGAAATCAACGATGTTGTCAAATACGTAGCAGGCCTCTCTACAGGACAAGTACACGAAGCGGGCAAGGCCGTCTACATGGGGAAGTCGGAAAATCGTGAGGCCAGGTGCTACACATGTCATGGCAGGGACGGTAAAGGAAAACAGAGCAAAGGCGCACCAGACCTGACCGATGCCATCTGGCGCTTTGACGGCAGCGAAGCAGGTATCAAACATACCATCGTACATGGAGTCAATTACGGAGGACCTCCAACAAGAAAGGCAAAAATGCCCGCCTTCAATAGAAAGCTGAGCGAAATTCAGATTAAAAAGCTTGCCCTTATGGTCTACCAATTCAGCGGTGGACAATAG
- a CDS encoding DUF4389 domain-containing protein: MDEKLKENIKSQSTWMRGLYMLLFALIYSIAEIVVLFIAVFQFVLTLFTGKVNERLLNFSGSLSTFIYQTMLFFMFNSEEKPYPFSPWPKGAPKTYKSSTSKEKRKPKSIKEEDQ; the protein is encoded by the coding sequence GTGGATGAAAAGCTGAAGGAAAATATTAAAAGTCAAAGCACATGGATGAGGGGACTTTATATGCTCCTCTTTGCATTGATCTACAGTATAGCTGAAATAGTCGTCCTATTTATTGCGGTTTTCCAGTTTGTACTGACCCTGTTTACAGGTAAAGTAAATGAACGTCTTCTTAATTTCAGCGGGAGTCTGAGTACATTCATTTACCAGACAATGTTGTTTTTCATGTTTAACAGCGAAGAAAAACCTTACCCTTTCTCACCCTGGCCCAAAGGCGCACCTAAAACTTATAAGAGTTCAACTTCAAAAGAAAAAAGGAAGCCAAAAAGTATTAAGGAGGAAGATCAATAA
- a CDS encoding PilZ domain-containing protein — protein MATSEGEYNPKRQHVRIKEKKKCILRVASLNSEGSEAIFVETLDHSKGGLGIIYDGEKLSIGNRFFVYIDTLNISSKAAEIVWLRQLNGNYTAGLRWL, from the coding sequence ATGGCTACAAGTGAAGGAGAGTATAACCCTAAAAGGCAGCATGTTCGAATAAAGGAAAAAAAGAAATGTATCTTGAGAGTCGCCTCTCTCAATTCAGAGGGGAGTGAGGCTATTTTTGTCGAAACATTAGATCACTCTAAAGGCGGGCTGGGCATTATTTACGATGGTGAAAAACTCTCAATCGGTAATAGGTTTTTCGTATATATTGATACCTTGAATATTTCCAGCAAAGCGGCGGAGATTGTATGGTTGAGGCAGCTTAACGGAAATTATACAGCTGGACTTCGGTGGCTATGA
- a CDS encoding c-type cytochrome, whose product MTRVIASIAVAAIVSTSAGTALAKKVDGEHIFKRKCMSCHNKTEKKKVGPGLKGVYGRSGIYVDKLDEEGLFTWIKNPKAVTARAKMPNRFLNDDQVKAVVEYLKTL is encoded by the coding sequence ATGACCAGAGTTATAGCATCTATTGCCGTTGCAGCTATTGTATCAACCAGTGCAGGTACTGCTCTTGCAAAAAAGGTAGACGGTGAGCACATTTTTAAAAGAAAATGCATGTCTTGTCACAACAAGACTGAGAAAAAGAAGGTAGGTCCTGGCCTGAAAGGTGTTTACGGCCGAAGCGGAATTTATGTGGACAAGCTTGATGAAGAAGGTCTCTTCACCTGGATCAAAAATCCGAAAGCCGTAACGGCCAGGGCAAAAATGCCTAACAGGTTTCTAAACGACGATCAGGTTAAGGCGGTAGTTGAGTATCTGAAAACACTTTAA
- a CDS encoding rhodanese-like domain-containing protein has protein sequence MKVSRISVFVSVLLLMAGSFAFAEEEAKGVDSKEAYKMVMDSPRDTFIVDVRTKAEYEFVGHPDLPNGVPNIPLRFYPKWNENSEFVEMVEKRYSKDKTLIMICRSGGRAEQAATKLMEAGFKKVYYMSDSFEGSKDKKGHRTVNGWKVNGLPYTHTVEPELEFKGCTSN, from the coding sequence ATGAAGGTATCAAGGATTAGTGTGTTCGTTTCGGTTCTCTTATTAATGGCCGGCAGTTTTGCATTTGCAGAGGAGGAAGCGAAGGGGGTTGATTCTAAAGAGGCCTACAAGATGGTTATGGATAGTCCCAGGGACACTTTTATTGTCGATGTGAGGACTAAAGCTGAATATGAGTTTGTCGGTCACCCTGATTTGCCAAATGGTGTGCCCAATATTCCCCTTCGTTTCTACCCCAAGTGGAACGAAAATTCTGAATTTGTCGAAATGGTTGAAAAGAGATATTCCAAAGATAAGACACTCATTATGATCTGCCGAAGTGGGGGCAGGGCGGAACAGGCGGCCACAAAGCTTATGGAAGCCGGTTTCAAAAAGGTCTATTATATGTCGGACAGCTTTGAGGGATCGAAGGATAAAAAAGGCCATCGTACAGTCAACGGCTGGAAGGTAAATGGGCTTCCCTACACTCATACTGTAGAGCCGGAGTTGGAGTTCAAGGGGTGCACCAGCAATTAG
- a CDS encoding DUF2892 domain-containing protein: protein MKINENSTERVIRVVAGLVLLSLVVVGPKTLWGLVGLVPLLTGLVGNCPLYTIFGISTCKKCEV from the coding sequence ATGAAAATCAATGAAAATAGTACTGAGAGAGTCATCCGTGTAGTTGCCGGGCTTGTTCTGCTATCCCTTGTCGTTGTTGGTCCAAAGACGCTCTGGGGACTGGTGGGACTAGTTCCGCTCTTGACGGGTCTTGTAGGGAATTGCCCACTTTATACGATTTTTGGGATTTCTACATGCAAGAAATGTGAAGTCTAA
- a CDS encoding zf-HC2 domain-containing protein: MVKCKDLFGKMSEYLDGEMDLAMIEEAERHIGHCTECKETLDTFRKSVALIKRTKTKKLPHDDRKRLKELIQREMEKM; encoded by the coding sequence ATGGTAAAGTGTAAGGATCTCTTCGGTAAAATGTCGGAATATCTTGACGGTGAGATGGACCTGGCCATGATTGAAGAGGCGGAGCGCCATATCGGCCACTGTACGGAGTGCAAAGAGACACTGGATACCTTTCGAAAGAGTGTCGCTCTCATCAAGAGAACAAAAACAAAAAAATTACCACATGATGACAGGAAGCGACTTAAGGAACTCATACAGAGGGAGATGGAGAAAATGTAG
- a CDS encoding sigma-70 family RNA polymerase sigma factor: MTDSDRIVVERFKNGDASAFDELLSRYEDRIYGFLYRMCRCPEGAADVTQETFLNAFRYLAEFRGDASFKNWLYKVAANSCYKYKRKGVNEPNFELSLEQFLPQEGGTALEIPDEALVPEGQALNAELAGQIEEAIGKLPKKYRLVIVLRDAEGLSGEETARVLDISTAAVKSRLHRARLFVRDELKDYFGSEKAKR, encoded by the coding sequence ATGACGGACTCTGATCGCATAGTTGTAGAACGTTTTAAAAATGGTGATGCTTCTGCATTTGATGAACTGCTGAGCCGATATGAGGACAGGATATATGGCTTTCTCTATCGTATGTGCCGATGTCCGGAAGGGGCCGCTGATGTAACCCAGGAAACCTTTCTCAATGCCTTCAGGTATCTTGCCGAATTCCGGGGAGATGCGAGCTTCAAGAACTGGCTTTACAAGGTTGCTGCCAATTCCTGTTATAAATATAAGAGAAAGGGAGTAAATGAACCGAATTTCGAGCTTTCCCTGGAGCAGTTTTTGCCGCAGGAAGGGGGCACCGCTCTGGAGATACCTGATGAAGCGCTAGTGCCCGAAGGTCAGGCGCTTAATGCCGAACTGGCAGGCCAAATAGAGGAAGCAATAGGCAAGCTTCCCAAGAAATACCGTCTCGTCATCGTCCTTCGTGATGCAGAAGGCCTGAGCGGAGAGGAGACGGCCCGCGTACTTGATATCTCCACGGCTGCTGTAAAGTCACGTCTTCACAGGGCGAGGCTCTTTGTTAGAGATGAGTTGAAGGACTATTTTGGAAGCGAAAAGGCAAAGAGGTAA
- a CDS encoding peptidylprolyl isomerase yields the protein MDKKIAKDGDMVKVLYKGTFEDGSLFDASDESKPFEFTIGKEMVLPAFEKAVVGLEVGKEKNISIPPEEAYGEPNAEMFTLIGRDQLPEGLEPKIGMTLRANADENTVINVRITEIKDDTITVDANHPLAGKELNFEIKLVEIVSQGA from the coding sequence ATGGACAAGAAAATAGCGAAAGATGGTGATATGGTAAAGGTCCTCTACAAAGGGACCTTCGAAGACGGCTCTCTTTTTGACGCTTCAGATGAATCGAAGCCTTTTGAGTTTACCATCGGCAAAGAAATGGTACTCCCTGCTTTCGAAAAGGCTGTTGTTGGTCTCGAAGTGGGAAAGGAGAAAAACATAAGCATACCGCCGGAGGAGGCCTATGGAGAACCCAATGCGGAGATGTTCACTCTTATCGGCCGGGACCAACTGCCGGAAGGTTTAGAGCCTAAGATCGGAATGACACTCAGGGCCAATGCCGATGAAAATACCGTTATCAATGTGAGGATTACCGAAATAAAGGATGACACTATAACCGTTGATGCCAATCATCCGCTGGCAGGGAAAGAGCTTAACTTTGAGATTAAGCTGGTGGAGATAGTCTCTCAGGGGGCTTGA
- a CDS encoding cytochrome c has product MMRITVCLLAVFSFLLAATPQADAAGGKELYSFYCAQCHGVGGKGDGPNVTKDMPVTPRNFTNAAEMNKLSNADLKNVIIDGGPALSKSPMMPPWSKTLTDKEVDALIKHLRVLCKCKGK; this is encoded by the coding sequence ATGATGAGAATTACTGTATGTTTATTAGCGGTTTTTTCTTTCCTTCTGGCAGCAACGCCTCAGGCTGATGCAGCTGGTGGAAAGGAGCTTTATAGTTTTTACTGCGCCCAGTGTCATGGTGTGGGAGGTAAGGGTGACGGGCCCAATGTTACAAAGGATATGCCTGTTACACCGAGGAACTTTACTAATGCAGCGGAGATGAATAAACTCTCCAATGCTGATCTTAAGAATGTTATTATTGATGGCGGTCCTGCACTTAGCAAGTCACCCATGATGCCTCCCTGGTCGAAGACCCTGACTGATAAAGAGGTAGATGCCTTGATCAAGCATTTGCGGGTGCTTTGTAAGTGCAAAGGAAAGTAA
- a CDS encoding cytochrome c: MTWKRTVSVVSVFAFILAANGMSWADAAAGKKVFKAKKCGGSCHYTKGPAREKTIADQKKKKGPELWYAGSKFQKEWMAKWLQDPKPIRPLAFNSLTKKNPGNHPKLSGGDAANVTDYLMTLTSKDVKAGVIKPKKNPKGKLIFMKKMPCSGCHQYPFKKKISGGMTGPSLVGAGKRLNPDWIYAYMVNPKVFKPVKIMPVFKGLLKDKDMKNVSAFVASFK; the protein is encoded by the coding sequence GTGACTTGGAAGAGAACAGTATCAGTAGTGTCGGTATTTGCTTTCATTCTGGCGGCAAACGGGATGAGCTGGGCCGATGCGGCGGCAGGAAAGAAGGTTTTTAAGGCAAAGAAATGCGGTGGAAGTTGTCATTATACGAAAGGCCCTGCCCGTGAGAAGACAATAGCCGATCAGAAAAAGAAAAAAGGGCCTGAACTCTGGTATGCGGGAAGCAAATTTCAGAAGGAGTGGATGGCCAAATGGCTTCAGGATCCCAAGCCCATCAGACCATTAGCCTTTAATTCCCTGACAAAGAAGAATCCAGGAAATCATCCTAAACTCTCAGGGGGGGATGCGGCAAATGTGACAGATTACCTTATGACACTCACTTCTAAGGATGTCAAAGCAGGGGTTATCAAGCCTAAGAAAAATCCAAAGGGTAAGCTTATATTTATGAAAAAAATGCCCTGTTCAGGTTGTCATCAATATCCCTTCAAGAAAAAAATATCCGGTGGTATGACCGGTCCGTCACTTGTCGGAGCCGGCAAACGACTCAATCCTGACTGGATCTATGCCTATATGGTAAATCCAAAGGTTTTCAAGCCTGTCAAGATTATGCCTGTATTTAAGGGTCTTCTGAAGGATAAAGACATGAAAAATGTATCGGCCTTTGTTGCCAGCTTCAAATAA
- a CDS encoding rhodanese-like domain-containing protein, whose product MLKRRCMTLVVSIFLFMPAMIQAEDNVPRVTVEALKARIDKGGSTVILDVRTTGSWMASNDKIKGALRIPIGALESRWGELSKESEIVAYCT is encoded by the coding sequence ATGTTGAAAAGACGGTGCATGACACTGGTAGTATCGATATTTCTCTTTATGCCTGCCATGATCCAGGCGGAAGATAATGTTCCCAGGGTGACCGTTGAAGCACTTAAGGCCAGGATAGACAAAGGTGGTTCCACTGTCATCCTCGATGTAAGAACGACGGGCTCGTGGATGGCGTCAAATGACAAGATCAAAGGAGCCCTAAGGATACCGATAGGTGCTTTAGAGTCGAGATGGGGCGAGCTTTCAAAAGAAAGTGAGATAGTTGCTTATTGCACCTGA
- a CDS encoding sigma-70 family RNA polymerase sigma factor produces MFSSKNRKKRRFQEVAYPHAEFIYNMALYYTGNGSDAEDITQETFYRAFKNFDQLKDEKKCKYWLLSIMRNLFFRESARNTRKGEFITEHEEKYVEMLARTGDESRNPEALISEKNERYRMSERVSKIPEKYRTPLLLFYVEGMAYQEISNALEIPIGTVMSRISRGKNHLKKELLSASSGFDYGNNILKVDFNRPDRRLRQ; encoded by the coding sequence TTGTTTTCATCAAAGAATAGAAAAAAGAGGCGTTTTCAGGAGGTGGCCTATCCTCATGCAGAGTTCATTTATAATATGGCGCTCTATTATACGGGAAACGGCAGCGATGCCGAGGATATTACACAGGAAACCTTTTACAGAGCATTTAAGAATTTTGATCAGCTAAAAGATGAAAAAAAGTGCAAGTACTGGCTCCTTTCCATTATGAGAAACCTCTTTTTCAGGGAAAGTGCAAGGAATACCAGGAAAGGGGAGTTTATTACCGAGCATGAGGAAAAATATGTGGAAATGCTGGCAAGGACAGGCGATGAATCCCGTAATCCGGAGGCGTTGATCTCAGAAAAAAATGAGAGATACAGGATGAGCGAGCGTGTTTCCAAAATACCGGAAAAGTATAGAACACCGCTTCTTCTCTTCTATGTGGAAGGGATGGCTTACCAGGAGATTTCCAATGCACTGGAAATACCGATAGGTACGGTCATGTCGCGTATATCAAGGGGGAAGAACCATCTCAAAAAGGAACTGCTAAGTGCATCATCCGGTTTTGATTATGGTAACAACATACTGAAAGTTGATTTTAACCGTCCTGACAGGAGGTTAAGACAATGA
- a CDS encoding TlpA family protein disulfide reductase has protein sequence MKNEFKLNLNIRFELIALITIVFLFLFSVRVFAVTVEDMAPSFEIKTMKGNLFKVDDKKGKAPLFLIFWATWCPVCKEEIPKLKEFYSTFNPKGMEFLAINVGINDSEKKMKRYSKKYGMDYPLAFDEGSKITKSFNVMGTPTIIIVDRSGKVRYRDAALPKDLGAHFQSLME, from the coding sequence ATGAAGAATGAATTTAAATTGAACTTAAATATCCGCTTTGAACTGATAGCTTTAATTACTATCGTCTTTCTCTTTCTTTTTTCCGTCAGGGTTTTTGCTGTCACAGTAGAAGATATGGCCCCGTCATTTGAAATAAAAACGATGAAGGGGAATCTCTTTAAGGTGGATGATAAAAAAGGAAAAGCACCCCTTTTCCTGATATTTTGGGCCACATGGTGTCCCGTATGTAAGGAGGAGATACCTAAACTTAAAGAGTTCTATTCCACCTTTAATCCAAAAGGAATGGAATTTCTGGCCATCAACGTGGGTATCAATGATTCCGAAAAAAAGATGAAGCGATACAGTAAAAAATACGGTATGGATTATCCTCTTGCTTTTGATGAGGGGAGCAAAATTACAAAGTCTTTCAACGTTATGGGGACACCGACCATCATTATCGTTGATCGGAGTGGAAAAGTACGTTACAGGGATGCCGCTCTCCCCAAAGATTTGGGTGCTCACTTCCAGAGCCTCATGGAGTAG
- a CDS encoding sulfite exporter TauE/SafE family protein gives MTELINGMEAYLQASILMSFIAAFLGGLLTSFTPCVYPMIPITAGYVGSRNLGGSKVRGFILSLSYVLGVALTYSFLGVFAAATGRFFGQVSTNPYAYLIVANIIILLGLSMLDVFTIPSFVPKSASSERGGIGGAIIIGMASGFVAAPCTAPVLGVMLAYVASTGNILLGWSLLFVFSLGMGVLLVLVGTFSGLVAALPRSGEWMVKVKKGIGFLMIGLGEYFLIKMGELLL, from the coding sequence GTGACTGAACTTATAAACGGTATGGAGGCCTATCTGCAGGCCTCCATACTTATGTCTTTTATCGCAGCTTTTTTAGGTGGCCTTTTGACAAGCTTTACACCTTGTGTATATCCCATGATTCCTATTACGGCAGGATATGTAGGCTCAAGGAACCTGGGAGGTTCAAAGGTGAGGGGCTTTATTCTTTCCCTCTCTTATGTGCTCGGTGTGGCGCTCACATACTCCTTTCTCGGTGTCTTTGCTGCTGCAACGGGGCGTTTTTTCGGGCAGGTAAGTACCAATCCCTATGCTTACCTCATTGTGGCCAATATTATAATACTGCTGGGATTGAGCATGCTTGACGTTTTTACCATACCTTCATTTGTTCCCAAGTCCGCTTCATCGGAACGTGGAGGAATTGGAGGTGCTATAATTATAGGGATGGCTTCAGGTTTCGTGGCAGCGCCCTGTACGGCCCCCGTACTCGGGGTTATGCTGGCCTACGTTGCCTCCACAGGTAATATCCTCCTTGGATGGAGCCTGCTCTTTGTTTTTTCATTAGGCATGGGCGTGCTGCTGGTCCTGGTAGGGACCTTTTCAGGTCTTGTTGCTGCGCTTCCAAGGTCGGGAGAGTGGATGGTAAAAGTCAAAAAGGGGATAGGTTTTCTTATGATCGGCCTGGGAGAGTACTTCCTTATTAAAATGGGAGAGTTGCTGCTATGA